A single genomic interval of Vicia villosa cultivar HV-30 ecotype Madison, WI unplaced genomic scaffold, Vvil1.0 ctg.000371F_1_1, whole genome shotgun sequence harbors:
- the LOC131627599 gene encoding E3 ubiquitin-protein ligase PUB23-like — translation MNQQIDVSPFFLCPISLQLMNDPVTVSTGITYDRQSIEKWLFSSKNNTCPVTKQQLLHDHQNHIILTPNHTLRRLIQAWCTINSSYGIQRIPTPKPPTTKTLIEKQLKEASDSSDSPHLLIQSLRKLKTIASESETNRRCIESAGAVEFLASIVTKNNTSCSSSCSTAELSETTILDDDDMEGFALDFNIGADDEAINILYNLHLTEQGLKTLLNFKNGEFLDSLMRLLQKANYDSRTYTVFLLKSMSKVADPSKLANLKSEFFVELVQLLKDQISKKASKATLQTLIQLVEFGRNRMRAVESGCVHVLIELLLDCKERKPREMILVLLEMLCQSADGRYELLSHGCGLAIVSKKILRISTMANDRAVRILLSVARFSATHIVVQEMLQIGVVAKLCLVLQVDSGNKAKEKAREILKLHANSWRKSHCVPTNLLASYPSSSA, via the coding sequence atgAATCAACAGATCGATGTTTCTCCATTTTTTCTATGCCCTATTTCACTTCAACTCATGAATGATCCTGTTACTGTCTCAACAGGAATAACCTACGACAGACAATCCATCGAAAAATGGCTCTTTTCGTCCAAAAACAATACATGTCCTGTCACAAAACAACAACTCTTACATGATCATCAAAATCACATTATTCTCACACCGAACCACACTCTTCGTAGACTCATCCAAGCATGGTGCACCATTAACTCTTCCTATGGCATCCAAAGGATTCCAACTCCAAAACCTCCAACAACAAAAACCCTCATAGAAAAACAACTCAAAGAAGCTTCTGATTCTTCAGATTCCCCTCACTTGCTTATTCAATCTCTTAGAAAGCTCAAAACAATAGCTTCCGAGAGCGAAACGAATCGACGGTGTATTGAATCTGCCGGTGCTGTAGAGTTCTTAGCATCAATAGTAACAAAAAACAACACAAGCTGTTCATCTTCATGTTCAACAGCAGAATTATCCGAAACCAccattcttgatgatgatgatatggaAGGATTTGCGTTAGACTTTAATATTGGTGCAGATGATGAAGCTATAAACATCCTTTACAATCTTCATTTAACAGAACAAGGTTTGAAAACTCTCTTAAACTTCAAAAATGGAGAATTTTTAGACTCTTTAATGAGATTACTGCAAAAGGCTAACTACGACTCAAGAACATACACAGTTTTTCTGTTGAAATCTATGTCAAAGGTTGCTGATCCATCAAAACTAGCCAATCTAAAGTCCGAGTTTTTCGTGGAATTAGTTCAGCTTCTCAAAGATCAGATATCAAAAAAGGCATCAAAAGCAACACTACAAACATTGATTCAGCTTGTTGAATTTGGAAGAAATAGAATGAGAGCAGTGGAATCCGGCTGTGTTCATGTTTTGATAGAACTTCTTCTTGATTGCAAAGAAAGAAAACCACGTGAGATGATTTTGGTGCTCTTGGAGATGTTATGTCAAAGTGCTGATGGAAGATATGAACTTTTAAGCCATGGATGTGGTTTAGCTATTGTTTCAAAGAAGATTTTGAGGATTTCAACAATGGCTAATGATAGAGCAGTGAGGATTCTTCTATCTGTTGCAAGATTCTCTGCAACACATATAGTTGTTCAAGAAATGCTGCAAATAGGTGTTGTTGCAAAGCTTTGTTTGGTTCTTCAAGTTGATAGTGGAAATAAGGCTAAGGAGAAAGCAAGAGAGATTCTTAAATTGCATGCAAACTCTTGGAGGAAGTCTCATTGTGTACCTACTAATTTACTTGCTTCTTATCCATCATCAAGTGCTTGA